The Psychrobacillus sp. FSL K6-4046 DNA window TCGCCATCGATTAGTGCCTCTCTTGAAAGAAGAAAATCCAAATATAAGCGATCGCATAATGCATTTTGTAGAGAAACAGCTTCAGGATGAAAAGTACCTTCAAGAGATAGCGGCAAAAAAGTATGAACAGCTTGTGACGGTTAATGAGGAAGGGGCATTGGTTATAGATTCTCTAAGCTTTTCTACAGTTCCCATTGCTTTACAAAGAAGAGTGATTCTACTACTATTAGAGTATCTATACAAAAACTCCGATATACTACTTAACGATCGATTGATTGAATCCATTCTCGCCGCTTGCAATAATCATGAAGGTAATGAGGTATTACACTTACCAAATGCTTTTCATCTCACTCGCCATTACAACCACATACAATTTAGCGCTCATAAAACGGCACCTGTTATACGTGGGGAATTTGTTTTGTCGGAAGATTGTTGGATCAATTGCGGTGCTGGCTTTTCCATCTACTTAACGCGAAACTTAACAGACGATCTTTCCCAAGAGAAATGGTTTGTACAATTAGAAAACCACCACTTTCCGCTTTCTATAAGACAGAAGGTACAAGGTGATCGAATACGTATCAAGGGAATGTCCTCATCTAAAAAAGTTTCCCGTCTATTTATCGATGAGAAGGTCTTACCAGAGGATAGGATGAGTTGGCCACTGCTTGTGCAAGCTAACAATGATATAATTGCAGTAATTGGCTTACGCTACGGAGAATTATTTTCAAAGCAACACAGCTCGCAGAACTATGTGATGTTTGTAAAGCGAGATAAATGACTAGGGGGACTAGAAATGCTAGAGAAAGATATTCTAGAGATTTTATTAACAGAAGAACAAATTCAAGAAAAAACAAATGAGCTTGGAGCTATGCTTACTGCAGATTATGCGGACCAATTTCCCCTTGCTATCGGAATTTTAAAAGGTGCAATGCCATTTATGTCTGATTTGATGAAACGAGTAGATACATACATCGAAATGGACTATATGGACGTTTCTAGCTATGGAAATGCTACTGTTTCTTCTGGTGAAGTGAAAATTGTAAAAGATTTGAATACAAGTGTAGAGGGCCGAGATATTTTAATTATTGAGGATATCATTGATAGTGGGATGACATTAAGCTATTTAGTGGATCTATTCAAGTATCGTAAAGCAAAATCTATTAAGATTGTCACATTATTGGATAAGCCGACAGGTAGAAAAGTAAAGTTAGAAGCTGATTATGTTGGTTTTATAGTTCCAGATGCTTTTGTTGTTGGTTATGGATTAGATTACGCAGAAAAATACAGAAACTTACCGTACGTTGGTGTTCTTAAAAAAGAAGTTTACTCTTTTTAAATTAGAAGCTGCGAAGCTCTATGAAAGTCATTAATAG harbors:
- the hpt gene encoding hypoxanthine phosphoribosyltransferase, encoding MLEKDILEILLTEEQIQEKTNELGAMLTADYADQFPLAIGILKGAMPFMSDLMKRVDTYIEMDYMDVSSYGNATVSSGEVKIVKDLNTSVEGRDILIIEDIIDSGMTLSYLVDLFKYRKAKSIKIVTLLDKPTGRKVKLEADYVGFIVPDAFVVGYGLDYAEKYRNLPYVGVLKKEVYSF
- the tilS gene encoding tRNA lysidine(34) synthetase TilS, translating into MHPFVRKVKQYIDQHRLIEEKERLLIACSGGTDSVAVVLAMRELAVFYSCELGIVHTDHQLRGKESAEDLEFVKELANRLKLPFYSAALEVMSRVEQEGGNVQVICRQERYSFFDEVMETYNYNKLLLGHHADDQIENVLMSLIRGTISSTITGIPKKRPFSSGQIIRPFLGVTKQEIATYLKDQQQLHRHDPSNDKHTYTRNRIRHRLVPLLKEENPNISDRIMHFVEKQLQDEKYLQEIAAKKYEQLVTVNEEGALVIDSLSFSTVPIALQRRVILLLLEYLYKNSDILLNDRLIESILAACNNHEGNEVLHLPNAFHLTRHYNHIQFSAHKTAPVIRGEFVLSEDCWINCGAGFSIYLTRNLTDDLSQEKWFVQLENHHFPLSIRQKVQGDRIRIKGMSSSKKVSRLFIDEKVLPEDRMSWPLLVQANNDIIAVIGLRYGELFSKQHSSQNYVMFVKRDK